The Streptomyces sp. NBC_00162 genome window below encodes:
- the eccCa gene encoding type VII secretion protein EccCa, translating to MSTRLIHRPARTIRPPATPAARTIEAPPNLPEGKAGNIAMSLLPVAGVMSSVVMMTVVRNSQFAGLGALILVVTIIGSLALVFSQRGKAQRTRRTQREAYLAYLEDLREELAGEERERGEHADVLNPSPHALYDIVRDPARLWERRRIDGDFLRVRVGTGEMPVRDLQIGQQGSSVLTPPDQFMLNEASALTARFRNGTELPLTVPLDRVGNISVIGPREDCLRVARALLVQAAALHAPDDVAIALAVPGDRLPDWEWAKWMPHLLDTEQLDGPVAARRIAPSAAQLARQVGPELRRRASYAAEVRRGLSGKDALAMSSRLLVVTDGHGEDAVELPRPDDAVGLREMGVTVLHLLEQRVQEPGHVGVRITVDGDQVLIEDLRQDEPISAHGTVDEVGIPFAEGLARMLAPLRLSAESLIDAPLSGPVDFADLLGIDDVARLDLPSMWAPRGERAFLRVPIGISDSREPVLLDLKESSELGMGPHGLCVGATGSGKSELLRTLVLALVATHPPEDLALVLVDYKGGATFAPFADLPHVAGVITNLENQAGLVERVHASLAGEVKRRQQVLKDAGNIADIGDYAALRAERRPDLDPLPHLFVVIDEFGELLTAKPDFIDLFLSIGRIGRSIGVHLLLSSQRIEGGKLKGLDTYLSYRLGLRTFSADESRTVLDTTDAFHLPPLPGFGYLKVDTSHYERFKASYVSGAYRGPVQRAEDEDTGPLALEYEAFNTLSKPESTGGQEPSARRRETGPTEMGVIVEQLENAAAPVRRIWLPPLPDAISLDTVAGPLDVGARGMQLSKRRGRLTVPLGLLDDPTKQWQGEWYLDLTVAGGHAAVIGGPQSGKTTLLRTLVLSLALTHTPQEVGVYGLDLVGGGLQALSGLPHVGGIAGRADRERAARTVEEIRTMLALREDLFREHGIDSVEQLRTLHASGRLPQLASAEIVLVIDGFGALRDDFEELDDAVVDILKRGGGYGIHIVAGMLRWNDVRIATQSNFGTRVELRLNDPGESSIERKLAETLSPDEPGRVLTDGKLFAQVALPRTDGLRETSELGAVLERTARTIRATWSGDAAQPVRVLPHLLEPHLLPGPVSEPKRVPIGLDQTALAPVLLDLFQHDQHLLVMGDSECGKTNLLKTIAGGLIDRYGEDELVFAIMDPRRSLRGVVPEEFNGGYAYNAKMCAGLAAGIATELERRMPDDSAPLEDLEPGSWGGGPRIVVLVDDYDVLTTAGQTPLAPFVPYIPSAADIGLHFVLTRRVAGASRGMYEPLVQGLRESGASAVVMAGDRGEGQLFPGVYASQQPAGRGVLIRRGQSNRLIQTVYTPE from the coding sequence ATGAGTACCCGACTGATCCACCGCCCGGCGCGGACCATCAGGCCCCCGGCGACCCCCGCCGCACGCACCATCGAGGCCCCGCCCAACCTCCCCGAGGGCAAGGCGGGCAACATCGCGATGTCGCTGCTGCCCGTGGCCGGGGTCATGTCGTCCGTCGTGATGATGACGGTCGTCCGCAACAGCCAGTTCGCCGGGCTCGGCGCGCTGATCCTCGTCGTCACCATCATCGGCTCCCTCGCGCTCGTCTTCTCGCAGCGCGGCAAGGCCCAGCGCACCCGCCGCACCCAGCGCGAGGCCTACCTCGCCTACCTGGAGGACCTGCGCGAGGAACTCGCGGGCGAGGAGCGCGAACGCGGCGAGCACGCGGACGTGCTCAACCCGTCGCCGCACGCCCTGTACGACATCGTCCGCGACCCGGCCCGGCTGTGGGAGCGCCGCCGCATCGACGGCGACTTCCTGCGCGTGCGCGTCGGCACCGGGGAGATGCCCGTACGGGATCTGCAGATCGGCCAGCAGGGATCCTCCGTCCTCACCCCGCCCGACCAGTTCATGCTCAACGAGGCGTCGGCGCTGACGGCCCGCTTCCGCAACGGCACCGAACTCCCGCTCACCGTCCCGCTCGACCGCGTCGGCAACATCAGCGTCATCGGCCCCCGCGAGGACTGCCTGCGCGTCGCACGCGCCCTGCTGGTCCAGGCCGCCGCCCTGCACGCCCCCGACGACGTGGCGATCGCGCTGGCCGTGCCCGGCGACCGGCTCCCGGACTGGGAGTGGGCCAAGTGGATGCCGCACCTGCTCGACACCGAGCAGCTCGACGGCCCCGTCGCCGCCCGCCGCATCGCCCCCTCCGCGGCCCAGCTCGCCCGCCAGGTCGGCCCGGAACTGCGCCGCCGCGCCTCCTACGCCGCCGAAGTGCGCCGCGGACTGTCCGGCAAGGACGCCCTGGCCATGTCGTCCCGGCTGCTCGTCGTGACCGACGGACACGGTGAGGACGCCGTCGAACTGCCGCGCCCCGACGACGCGGTCGGCCTGCGCGAGATGGGCGTCACCGTCCTCCACCTGCTCGAACAGCGGGTCCAGGAGCCGGGACACGTCGGCGTACGGATCACCGTCGACGGCGACCAGGTGCTCATCGAGGACCTGCGCCAGGACGAGCCCATCAGCGCCCACGGCACCGTGGACGAGGTCGGCATCCCCTTCGCCGAGGGCCTGGCCCGGATGCTCGCCCCGCTGCGCCTGTCCGCCGAGTCCCTCATCGACGCCCCGCTGTCCGGGCCCGTCGACTTCGCCGACCTGCTCGGCATCGACGACGTGGCCCGCCTCGACCTGCCGAGCATGTGGGCCCCGCGCGGCGAACGCGCCTTCCTGCGCGTGCCCATCGGCATCAGCGACTCCCGCGAGCCCGTGCTGCTGGACCTGAAGGAATCCTCCGAGCTGGGCATGGGCCCGCACGGCCTGTGCGTCGGCGCCACCGGTTCCGGAAAGTCCGAGCTGCTGCGCACCCTCGTCCTCGCCCTGGTGGCCACGCACCCGCCGGAGGACCTCGCCCTGGTCCTCGTCGACTACAAGGGCGGCGCCACCTTCGCGCCGTTCGCGGACCTGCCGCACGTCGCCGGAGTCATCACCAACCTGGAGAACCAGGCCGGTCTCGTCGAGCGCGTCCACGCCTCGCTCGCCGGCGAGGTCAAGCGCCGCCAGCAGGTCCTCAAGGACGCGGGCAACATCGCCGACATCGGTGACTACGCCGCGCTGCGCGCCGAACGCCGGCCCGACCTGGACCCGCTCCCGCACCTGTTCGTCGTCATCGACGAGTTCGGTGAACTCCTCACCGCCAAGCCCGACTTCATCGACCTGTTCCTGTCCATCGGCCGCATCGGCCGCTCCATCGGCGTGCACCTGCTGCTGTCCAGCCAGCGCATCGAGGGCGGCAAGCTCAAGGGCCTGGACACGTACCTCTCCTACCGGCTGGGCCTGCGCACCTTCTCCGCCGACGAGTCCCGTACGGTCCTGGACACCACGGACGCCTTCCACCTCCCGCCGCTGCCCGGCTTCGGCTATCTCAAGGTCGACACCAGCCACTACGAGCGGTTCAAGGCCAGCTACGTCTCCGGCGCCTACCGCGGCCCCGTACAGCGGGCCGAGGACGAGGACACCGGCCCCCTCGCCCTGGAGTACGAGGCCTTCAACACCCTGTCCAAGCCGGAGAGCACGGGCGGTCAGGAGCCCTCCGCACGGCGCCGCGAGACCGGGCCGACCGAGATGGGCGTCATCGTCGAACAGCTGGAGAACGCCGCCGCTCCGGTGCGCCGCATCTGGCTGCCCCCGCTGCCGGACGCGATCTCCCTGGACACGGTCGCCGGCCCCCTCGACGTGGGCGCGCGCGGAATGCAGCTCTCCAAGCGGCGCGGACGGCTCACCGTGCCGCTCGGCCTGCTCGACGACCCGACGAAGCAGTGGCAGGGCGAGTGGTACCTCGACCTCACCGTCGCGGGCGGGCACGCCGCCGTCATCGGCGGCCCGCAGTCCGGCAAGACCACCCTGCTGCGCACCCTGGTCCTCTCGCTCGCGCTGACCCACACCCCGCAAGAGGTCGGCGTCTACGGCCTCGACCTGGTCGGCGGCGGCCTCCAGGCCCTGTCCGGCCTGCCGCACGTCGGCGGGATCGCGGGGCGCGCCGACCGCGAGCGCGCCGCCCGAACCGTCGAAGAGATACGCACCATGCTCGCCCTGCGCGAGGACCTCTTCCGCGAGCACGGCATCGACTCCGTCGAGCAGCTGCGCACCCTGCACGCGAGCGGCCGGCTGCCCCAGCTGGCCTCCGCCGAGATCGTCCTCGTCATCGACGGCTTCGGCGCGCTGCGCGACGACTTCGAGGAGCTCGACGACGCCGTCGTCGACATCCTCAAGCGCGGCGGCGGCTACGGCATCCACATCGTCGCGGGCATGCTCCGCTGGAACGACGTGCGCATCGCCACCCAGTCGAACTTCGGCACCCGCGTCGAGCTGCGCCTCAACGACCCCGGCGAGTCCAGCATCGAGCGCAAGCTCGCCGAGACCCTGTCGCCCGACGAGCCCGGCCGCGTCCTCACCGACGGCAAGCTCTTCGCGCAGGTGGCGCTGCCCCGTACGGACGGCCTCCGCGAGACCTCCGAGCTCGGCGCGGTGCTGGAGCGCACGGCCCGTACGATCCGCGCCACCTGGAGCGGCGACGCCGCCCAGCCGGTACGGGTGCTGCCGCACCTGCTGGAGCCGCACCTGCTGCCGGGCCCGGTCTCCGAGCCCAAGCGGGTGCCGATCGGCCTGGACCAGACCGCGCTGGCGCCCGTACTCCTCGACCTGTTCCAGCACGACCAGCACCTGCTGGTCATGGGCGACAGCGAGTGCGGCAAGACGAACCTGCTGAAGACGATCGCCGGCGGTCTCATCGACCGCTACGGCGAGGACGAGCTGGTCTTCGCCATCATGGACCCGCGGCGCAGCCTGCGCGGTGTGGTCCCGGAGGAGTTCAACGGCGGCTACGCCTACAACGCCAAGATGTGCGCCGGGCTGGCCGCGGGCATCGCCACCGAGCTGGAACGGCGCATGCCCGACGACAGCGCCCCCCTGGAGGACCTGGAGCCGGGCAGCTGGGGCGGCGGACCGCGGATCGTGGTCCTCGTCGACGACTACGACGTGCTCACCACCGCGGGGCAGACGCCGCTCGCCCCGTTCGTCCCGTACATCCCGTCGGCGGCGGACATCGGGCTGCACTTCGTCCTGACGCGCCGCGTCGCGGGCGCCTCGCGCGGGATGTACGAGCCGCTGGTGCAGGGCCTGCGCGAATCGGGGGCCTCGGCGGTCGTCATGGCGGGCGACCGGGGCGAGGGCCAGCTGTTCCCGGGGGTGTACGCCTCCCAGCAGCCCGCCGGCCGCGGTGTGCTCATCCGCCGGGGTCAGTCCAACCGCCTGATCCAGACCGTGTACACGCCCGAATAG
- a CDS encoding MinD/ParA family ATP-binding protein, which translates to MPNGDNWQGDVLRDLRGGAQPSAQGPGGPQPMPGPGAQAPAAGAADPAYGYPHQGPAGAPAAPAAGVPQGYPQPQAQPQPQAAYASGGRGQGARAPESRPAVDKNLAGAGRKPRHGEPFTTRAVRAVRRTVSSSAAREVAEATRAAELLQQPVTTGRQIAVTSIRGGAGKSTVAALLGTTYAHYRQDPVLFVEADPALGSLPIRLGAETLRWTTGDVADIVEPQMSLLDITGYLVQLRDNAWLLPGSQGQIGAMLDTRSYERAMVALRRYFGVTVVDCETLPAEVARVALSASQARVLTTPATLDGVASTYAVLQWMQGLPPHVMASTVVVLTEQAPQSGIDLAEAVRTLQAAGPSVHVLPYDRHLADGGHIRTELLAHSTRQTAARLAADVFQLSQKRH; encoded by the coding sequence ATGCCTAACGGAGACAACTGGCAGGGCGATGTCCTGCGCGACCTCAGGGGCGGAGCGCAGCCTTCGGCCCAGGGTCCGGGCGGCCCGCAGCCGATGCCGGGTCCCGGCGCGCAGGCCCCCGCCGCGGGCGCCGCGGATCCCGCGTACGGGTACCCGCACCAGGGCCCGGCCGGAGCGCCGGCCGCCCCGGCCGCGGGCGTGCCCCAGGGCTACCCCCAGCCGCAGGCCCAGCCGCAGCCGCAGGCCGCGTACGCCTCCGGAGGGCGCGGGCAGGGAGCCCGTGCGCCCGAGTCCCGGCCCGCGGTGGACAAGAACCTCGCCGGGGCGGGCCGCAAGCCGCGGCACGGTGAGCCCTTCACCACCCGCGCCGTGCGCGCCGTACGCAGGACCGTTTCCTCGTCCGCCGCCCGCGAGGTGGCCGAGGCCACCCGCGCCGCCGAGCTGCTCCAGCAGCCCGTGACCACCGGCCGCCAGATAGCCGTCACCTCCATCCGCGGCGGCGCCGGCAAGTCCACGGTCGCGGCCCTGCTCGGCACCACGTACGCGCACTACCGGCAGGACCCCGTCCTCTTCGTCGAGGCCGACCCGGCCCTCGGTTCGCTGCCGATCCGGCTCGGCGCCGAGACCCTGCGCTGGACCACCGGCGACGTCGCGGACATCGTCGAGCCCCAGATGTCGCTGCTCGACATCACCGGCTACCTGGTCCAGCTCCGCGACAACGCCTGGCTGCTGCCCGGCAGCCAGGGCCAGATCGGCGCGATGCTCGACACCCGGTCCTACGAGCGGGCCATGGTCGCGCTCCGCCGCTACTTCGGGGTGACCGTCGTCGACTGCGAGACGCTGCCCGCCGAGGTCGCCCGCGTCGCGCTCTCCGCCTCCCAGGCCCGCGTCCTGACCACCCCCGCCACCCTGGACGGCGTCGCCAGCACGTACGCGGTCCTCCAGTGGATGCAGGGCTTGCCGCCGCACGTGATGGCGAGCACCGTCGTCGTGCTCACCGAGCAGGCGCCCCAGTCGGGAATCGACCTCGCCGAGGCGGTCCGCACCCTGCAGGCCGCCGGGCCGAGCGTCCACGTCCTGCCGTACGACCGCCACCTGGCGGACGGCGGCCACATCCGTACCGAACTGCTCGCCCACTCGACCAGGCAGACCGCCGCCCGGCTCGCCGCGGACGTCTTCCAGCTCTCCCAGAAGCGCCACTGA